The Pan paniscus chromosome 1, NHGRI_mPanPan1-v2.0_pri, whole genome shotgun sequence genome has a segment encoding these proteins:
- the MYCL gene encoding protein L-Myc, producing the protein MCVCAGCRAAPSRRGAGPLQVAGGWSEGADMDYDSYQHYFYDYDCGEDFYRSTAPSEDIWKKFELVPSPPTSPPWGLGPGAGDPAPGIGPPEPWPGGCTGDEAESRGHSKGWGRNYASIIRRDCMWSGFSARERLERAVSDRLAAGAPRGNPPKASAAPDCTPSLEAGNPAPAAPCPLGEPKTQACSGSESPSDSENEEIDVVTVEKRQSLGIRKPVTITVRADPLDPCMKHFHISIHQQQHNYAARFPPESCSQEEASERGPQEEVLERDAAGEKEDEEDEEIVSPPPVESEAAQSCHPKPVSSDTEDVTKRKNHNFLERKRRNDLRSRFLALRDQVPTLASCSKAPKVVILSKALEYLQALVGAEKRMATEKRQLRCRQQQLQKRIAYLSGY; encoded by the exons ATGTGCGTGTGTGCTGGCTGCCGGGCTGCCCCGAGCCGGCGGGGAGCCGGTCCGCTCCAGGTGGCGGGCGGCTGGAGCGAG GGAGCGGACATGGACTACGACTCGTACCAGCACTATTTCTACGACTATGACTGCGGGGAGGATTTCTACCGCTCCACGGCGCCCAGCGAGGACATCTGGAAGAAATTCGAGCTGGTGCCATCGCCCCCCACGTCGCCGCCCTGGGGCTTGGGTCCCGGCGCAGGGGACCCGGCCCCCGGGATTGGTCCCCCGGAGCCGTGGCCCGGAGGGTGCACCGGAGACGAAGCGGAATCCCGGGGCCACTcgaaaggctggggcaggaactACGCCTCCATCATACGCCGTGACTGCATGTGGAGCGGCTTCTCGGCCCGGGAACGGCTGGAGAGAGCTGTGAGCGACCGGCTCGCTGCTGGCGCGCCCCGGGGGAACCCGCCCAAGGCGTCCGCCGCCCCGGACTGCACTCCCAGCCTCGAAGCCGGCAACCCGGCGCCCGCCGCCCCCTGTCCGCTGGGCGAACCCAAGACCCAGGCCTGCTCCGGGTCCGAGAGCCCAAGCGACTCGG AGAATGAAGAAATTGATGTTGTGACAGTAGAGAAGAGGCAGTCTCTGGGTATTCGGAAGCCGGTCACCATCACGGTGCGAGCAGACCCCCTGGATCCCTGCATGAAGCATTTCCACATCTCCATCCATCAGCAACAGCACAACTATGCTGCCCGTTTTCCTCCAGAAAGCTGCTCCCAAGAAGAGGCTTCAGAGAGGGGTCCCCAAGAAGAGGTTCTGGAGAGAGATGCTGCAGGGGaaaaggaagatgaggaggaTGAAGAGATTGTGAGTCCCCCACCTGTAGAAAGTGAGGCTGCCCAGTCCTGCCACCCCAAACCTGTCAGTTCTGATACTGAGGATGTGACCAAGAGGAAGAATCACAACTTCCTGGAGCGCAAGAGGCGGAATGACCTGCGTTCGCGATTCTTGGCGCTGAGGGACCAGGTGCCCACCCTGGCCAGCTGCTCCAAGGCCCCCAAAGTAGTGATCCTAAGCAAGGCCTTGGAATACTTGCAAGCCCTGGTGGGGGCTGAGAAGAGGATGGCTACAGAGAAAAGACAGCTCCGATGCCGGCAGCAGCAGTTGCAGAAAAGAATTGCATACCTCAGTGGCTACTAA